Proteins encoded in a region of the Chlamydiales bacterium genome:
- a CDS encoding rhomboid family intramembrane serine protease, with product MKTSFKQQSPPTSLRIFLVTLVLLSLFCALFNKLIMELFPEWSIDALLGLSSLGLDKKFYWQFLTYFFVEPGPEGFTFTFILNLVFDSYLLWVLSTSIIKKTGEKTFSTLFLFSGITSGLFGALLMYFTNSTTLLIGPTPTLYALLFVWLMLFPHFEIVQVTPFPIKARMLIFIFLALSFLGKLSEGAFLLFSVHLGSLVIGYLFATLVFGARSPFAWTRKLDYVLTSIGKWIRKKLRKKSAADKIIDINWR from the coding sequence ATGAAAACATCGTTTAAACAGCAATCGCCACCTACAAGCCTTCGAATATTCCTTGTTACCCTCGTCCTTCTCTCTCTCTTCTGTGCTCTATTTAACAAGCTAATTATGGAACTATTCCCCGAATGGAGTATCGACGCTCTATTAGGCCTTTCTTCCCTCGGACTAGACAAAAAATTTTACTGGCAATTTCTTACCTATTTTTTTGTAGAACCGGGCCCAGAGGGCTTTACTTTCACTTTTATCCTAAATTTAGTCTTTGACTCTTATTTGCTCTGGGTTCTTAGTACATCCATAATTAAAAAAACAGGTGAAAAGACATTTTCAACACTTTTTCTCTTCTCTGGAATTACGTCTGGACTATTTGGTGCGCTTCTTATGTATTTTACAAATAGCACAACTCTTCTTATAGGCCCCACCCCTACCCTCTATGCGCTACTATTTGTTTGGCTTATGCTTTTCCCCCACTTTGAAATTGTTCAAGTAACACCCTTTCCTATTAAAGCACGCATGCTCATCTTTATCTTTCTTGCTTTAAGTTTTCTTGGAAAACTATCAGAGGGTGCTTTTTTACTATTCAGTGTGCATCTTGGAAGCTTGGTCATTGGCTATCTTTTTGCAACTCTCGTTTTTGGAGCAAGAAGCCCTTTTGCTTGGACTAGGAAGCTTGACTATGTGCTTACAAGCATTGGTAAGTGGATAAGAAAGAAATTACGCAAGAAATCCGCTGCAGACAAAATCATCGACATCAACTGGCGATAA